In Nevskia ramosa DSM 11499, the DNA window AAACCACTCGGTGACGCGTAGCCGTTACGGCTCGAGGATCACGAAGAACGCGGTCTGGCCTCTGAGCACCTGCATCAGCAGCTGACCATCCTTCTGCGCGGCCAGTCGCTCGAACTCGGCGACGGTGGTCACCGGGCGACGGTTGACGCCGAGGATGATGTCGTTCGGGCGCAGACCATTCTTCGCCGCGACCGAGCGCGGATCGACGGTCAGCACCTGCACGCCCTTGACGCCGGCAGTCTTGGCCGCCTCACCGGCAGCGCCGGTCAGCGCGCCGAAGGTGGCACCGGCCAGTGCCGGATGCAGCTTGTCGGACGCGGCGGTCTTGTCGTTGTCGACGTTCTTGCCGACGGTGACGGTCACGTCCTTCGGCTTGCCGTCACGCAGGATCTTCATCGCCACCTTGTCGCCAACCCGCAGCAGGCCGACCATGTAGCGCAGCTGCGCGAAATCCTTGACCGCCTTGCCGTTCGCTTCGATGACGATGTCGCCATCCTGCAGGCCGCCCTTCGAGGCCGGCGAATCCGGTGCCACCTTGCCGATCAGCGCGCCCTTGCCATCCGGCACGTTGAAGGCCTTGGCCAGTTCCGGCGTCAGTTCCTGACCGCCCTGGATGCCGATGCGGCCGCGCACCACCGAACCGTTTTCGATCAGCTGCGCCATCACGCTCTTGACCAGATTGGTCGGGATCGCGAAGCCGATGCCGATGTTGCCGCCCGAGCGCGACAGGATCTGGCTGTTGATGCCGATCAGCTCACCCTTCAGGTTGACCAGCGCACCGCCGGAGTTGCCCGGGTTGATCGACGCATCGGTCTGGATGAAGTCTTCATAGCCTTCACCGAGGCCCTGACGGCCGAGGCCGGAGACGATGCCCGAGGTCACCGTCTGGCGCAGGCCGAACGGCGAGCCGATGGCGACCACGAAATCGCCGACTTCGAGCTTGTCGCTATCGGCGATCACCAACGCTTTCAGGTTCTTCGCCTCGATCTGCAGCACGGCGAGATCGGTGTCCGGATCGGTGCCGACCAGCTTCGCCGACAGTTCGCGATCATCGGACAGGCGCACGGTGATCTTTTCGGCGTCGGCCACCACATGATTGTTGGTGATCACGTAGCCCTTGGCGGCATCGACGATCACGCCGGAGCCGATCGCCTGCGGCGCTTCACGCTCCTGCGGTGCCTGCTGACCCGGGCCCGGGCCCGGGCCTTGACCATCCGGGTTCTCGAAGAAGCGGCGGAAGAACGGATCGTTGAGCAGCGGGTTCTGCTGCTGCTCGCGCTGCTGAACCTTGGCGACCACGGAGATATTGACCACGGCCGGCAGCACCGGCTTCAGCATCGGTGCCAGTGATGGCAGCTGGCCATTCGGGCCCGGGGAGGCGAGCAGGGAAGTCGGCACATCGGCGTGCAGCGGCGCCGGTGCTGTCGTCGAAAGGCTCAGCGTCGCTGCAGTCGCCAGCAGACCGGCAGCGCCGGCCACGGCAGCCGTCTTCATGAAGGAGCGGAGATTCATCGTGGGTTGTCCTGGGAATGTCTATTTC includes these proteins:
- a CDS encoding DegQ family serine endoprotease, translated to MNLRSFMKTAAVAGAAGLLATAATLSLSTTAPAPLHADVPTSLLASPGPNGQLPSLAPMLKPVLPAVVNISVVAKVQQREQQQNPLLNDPFFRRFFENPDGQGPGPGPGQQAPQEREAPQAIGSGVIVDAAKGYVITNNHVVADAEKITVRLSDDRELSAKLVGTDPDTDLAVLQIEAKNLKALVIADSDKLEVGDFVVAIGSPFGLRQTVTSGIVSGLGRQGLGEGYEDFIQTDASINPGNSGGALVNLKGELIGINSQILSRSGGNIGIGFAIPTNLVKSVMAQLIENGSVVRGRIGIQGGQELTPELAKAFNVPDGKGALIGKVAPDSPASKGGLQDGDIVIEANGKAVKDFAQLRYMVGLLRVGDKVAMKILRDGKPKDVTVTVGKNVDNDKTAASDKLHPALAGATFGALTGAAGEAAKTAGVKGVQVLTVDPRSVAAKNGLRPNDIILGVNRRPVTTVAEFERLAAQKDGQLLMQVLRGQTAFFVILEP